A section of the Solitalea canadensis DSM 3403 genome encodes:
- a CDS encoding heavy metal translocating P-type ATPase, whose protein sequence is MTAITHTSGTNKLLKQIFPVDGMTCASCAVSVESMLRNTPGVAKADVNFAASSVTVEYDNHKTNPDLLKKTVQSIGYDILITEKASEEQAEQQELKYEQLKKRTIWAGIFTFPVFVIGMFFMHWQPGNWIMMVLTGIVLFVFGKQFFINAYKQAKIGAANMDTLVALSSGVAYIFSAINTLFPHLLHRIGQHTPVYYESAAVVVTFILVGRLLEERSKSKTSSAIKKLMGLQAKTVTIDDNGTEREISIDDVHPDQIIIVKPGEKIPVDGTLISGSSFINESTITGESLPVAKTIDDKVFAGTINQQGSFKFKAEKVGKETLLGQIIRHVEETMGSKAPVQKLVDKISGIFVPIVMLIAITSFAAWMFFGQKDPWYHAITALVAVLAIACPCALGLATPTALMVGVGKGAENGILVKDAESLEIARKVNAIVLDKTGTITRGMPEVTDFIWLKKDAEQYASFVLSLEQRSEHPLGKSIVEYLKAKDVSSIDPDDIENISGKGLKGLFNDKTVLAGNKALLDQFSIAITAEVLNQAQQLQQQAKTVSYIAVDKEVVALVAIADQIKEGSKAAISELQALGVDVYMLTGDNMETAQAVAKQTGIQHVKAGLLPTDKAAFVKQLQSEGKIVAMSGDGINDSPALAQADLSIAMGKGADIAMDVAKITLISSDLRQIPKALHLSTFTVRTIRQNLFWAFIYNLVGIPLAAGLFYPIFGWQLDPMFAGAAMALSSVSVVTNSLRLQRKRI, encoded by the coding sequence ATGACAGCTATCACACATACATCAGGAACGAACAAACTTCTAAAACAGATTTTTCCAGTAGATGGGATGACCTGTGCGTCGTGCGCCGTAAGCGTCGAGAGCATGTTAAGGAATACTCCTGGAGTAGCCAAAGCAGATGTAAACTTTGCAGCAAGTTCTGTTACTGTTGAATACGATAACCATAAGACGAATCCTGATCTACTAAAAAAAACAGTACAGTCTATCGGATACGACATACTGATAACAGAAAAGGCTTCGGAAGAACAAGCCGAACAGCAGGAACTGAAATATGAACAGTTGAAAAAGCGAACCATCTGGGCCGGCATCTTTACATTTCCGGTTTTTGTAATCGGTATGTTCTTTATGCATTGGCAACCCGGCAACTGGATTATGATGGTACTTACCGGAATCGTACTGTTTGTTTTCGGAAAACAGTTCTTTATTAATGCTTACAAACAGGCAAAAATTGGCGCAGCTAATATGGACACCCTGGTAGCACTAAGTAGTGGTGTAGCTTACATTTTCAGTGCCATCAATACCCTGTTTCCACATTTATTACATCGTATAGGACAACATACACCGGTTTATTATGAATCCGCAGCCGTTGTGGTAACGTTTATCCTCGTTGGTAGATTACTGGAAGAACGCTCCAAATCAAAAACTTCTTCAGCTATTAAGAAATTAATGGGATTGCAAGCTAAAACGGTAACTATTGACGATAATGGAACGGAAAGAGAGATCTCTATTGATGATGTTCACCCGGACCAGATCATCATTGTAAAACCTGGTGAAAAGATTCCTGTTGACGGAACCCTGATTTCAGGATCGTCATTCATTAATGAAAGTACAATTACAGGAGAATCATTACCTGTAGCCAAAACCATTGATGATAAGGTTTTTGCCGGAACTATTAACCAGCAAGGCAGCTTTAAGTTCAAAGCAGAAAAAGTAGGAAAAGAAACGTTGCTGGGCCAAATTATCCGACATGTAGAAGAAACAATGGGTAGTAAAGCCCCTGTTCAAAAGCTGGTGGATAAAATATCCGGCATTTTTGTTCCTATTGTGATGTTGATTGCTATCACTTCATTTGCTGCATGGATGTTCTTTGGACAAAAAGACCCGTGGTACCATGCCATTACAGCCTTGGTGGCTGTATTAGCCATTGCTTGTCCTTGTGCTTTAGGTTTAGCAACCCCAACTGCACTAATGGTTGGTGTTGGTAAAGGTGCAGAAAATGGAATCTTGGTTAAGGATGCTGAAAGTCTTGAAATTGCCCGTAAGGTGAATGCAATTGTACTTGATAAAACAGGAACAATTACCCGAGGAATGCCTGAAGTAACCGACTTCATTTGGTTAAAAAAGGATGCTGAACAATATGCATCATTTGTTTTAAGCCTTGAGCAACGGTCAGAACACCCGCTGGGTAAATCAATTGTAGAATACTTAAAAGCAAAGGATGTTTCATCCATCGATCCCGATGACATTGAAAATATCTCAGGTAAAGGACTTAAAGGACTATTTAACGACAAAACAGTATTAGCAGGAAATAAGGCTTTGCTGGATCAGTTTTCAATTGCAATAACAGCTGAAGTATTGAATCAGGCTCAACAATTACAGCAACAGGCCAAAACCGTTTCTTACATCGCTGTAGATAAAGAGGTAGTAGCTCTTGTTGCCATTGCCGACCAGATAAAAGAAGGTTCAAAAGCAGCCATTAGTGAATTGCAGGCATTAGGTGTGGATGTTTATATGTTAACCGGTGACAATATGGAAACAGCCCAGGCTGTTGCTAAACAAACTGGCATTCAGCATGTAAAAGCAGGTTTATTGCCGACTGATAAAGCCGCGTTCGTAAAACAATTGCAGTCTGAGGGTAAAATTGTAGCCATGTCGGGTGACGGTATTAACGACTCTCCTGCCCTTGCTCAAGCCGACTTAAGTATAGCAATGGGTAAAGGTGCAGACATTGCCATGGATGTTGCTAAAATAACCTTAATCTCTTCTGACTTACGTCAGATTCCTAAGGCATTACACTTATCAACATTCACCGTTCGAACCATACGCCAAAACTTATTCTGGGCGTTCATCTATAACCTGGTTGGAATTCCATTAGCAGCCGGCTTGTTCTATCCAATTTTCGGATGGCAATTAGACCCAATGTTTGCCGGAGCAGCAATGGCTTTAAGCTCAGTGTCTGTGGTGACTAATAGTTTAAGATTGCAGCGGAAAAGGATTTAA
- a CDS encoding heavy-metal-associated domain-containing protein, which translates to MNTLKFKTNIKCSGCIATVTPKLNALTAEENWQVDLTSPDKVLSVEGDVTPEQVEKALAEVGYKAEIL; encoded by the coding sequence ATGAACACGTTAAAATTTAAAACCAATATCAAATGCAGTGGTTGTATTGCAACCGTAACTCCAAAATTAAACGCATTAACAGCTGAAGAAAACTGGCAAGTTGACTTGACTAGTCCCGACAAAGTTTTATCGGTTGAAGGAGATGTAACTCCTGAACAAGTTGAAAAAGCACTTGCAGAAGTTGGCTACAAAGCAGAAATACTTTAA
- a CDS encoding HYC_CC_PP family protein: MTKRVLILCFTFLFLLLNAGIPVYAHYCGKKVTSTDFQEQKKCCCNKPEEKPMKDCCKDEAKLVKVEDNFLKIHHEFKAPLLSVHFAISFVITSLGILTDANEQSVYLNTSPPDLPVARFILLQNFRI, encoded by the coding sequence ATGACGAAACGAGTGCTCATATTATGCTTTACCTTCTTATTTCTGCTACTGAATGCAGGAATACCTGTGTATGCGCATTATTGTGGCAAAAAGGTAACGTCGACTGATTTTCAAGAACAAAAGAAATGCTGCTGCAATAAACCGGAAGAAAAACCGATGAAAGATTGCTGCAAGGATGAGGCTAAACTGGTAAAGGTAGAAGATAACTTCCTTAAAATTCATCATGAGTTTAAAGCACCTTTATTAAGTGTCCATTTTGCGATTTCTTTTGTAATTACTTCATTAGGGATACTGACAGATGCTAATGAGCAGTCTGTTTACCTGAACACCTCACCACCCGACCTCCCCGTCGCGCGGTTTATTCTGCTTCAAAACTTCCGTATTTAA
- a CDS encoding efflux RND transporter permease subunit: MISAIISWSMRNRFIVIIATIGLTIFGWFSMQDTPIDAIPDLSENQVIVYTEWMGRSPQIMEDQVTFPLVTNLQGMPKVKDVRAASMFGMSFIYVIFEDNVDIYWARTRVMERLNSAQRSLPEGVTPTLGPDGTGVGHIFWYTLDAPGYDLGELRALQDWYVKFALQNVPGVSEVASYGGFQKQYQVTIDPNKINYYKLTLMDVLNTIKNNNNDVGGRVFEMNGTGYIVRGLGYVKNISDIENMTIATRNTIPVRVKDIGTVQMGGDARLGIIEENGNGEVVGGIVVMRYGENADAVINRVKEKMKEVEKGLPKGVKFKVAYDRSDLIEAAINSLKNTMIEEIILVCIVIIIFLFHFSSSLVVMINIPISILLSFIAIKYFGITSNIMSLSGIAIAIGVIVDDGIVMVENAYRHLTEEGGDDHA; encoded by the coding sequence ATGATTTCAGCCATTATTTCGTGGTCTATGCGAAATCGGTTCATTGTAATCATTGCAACGATAGGATTAACCATTTTCGGTTGGTTCTCCATGCAGGATACACCGATTGATGCAATCCCTGACCTGTCGGAAAATCAGGTTATCGTTTATACAGAATGGATGGGCCGAAGCCCGCAAATTATGGAAGACCAGGTAACATTCCCCTTGGTCACCAATCTGCAAGGTATGCCCAAAGTAAAAGATGTGCGTGCTGCATCCATGTTTGGAATGAGCTTTATCTACGTAATTTTTGAAGACAACGTGGATATTTATTGGGCTCGTACACGTGTGATGGAGCGTCTTAATTCTGCTCAACGTTCACTTCCAGAGGGTGTAACTCCAACCCTTGGTCCCGACGGTACTGGTGTCGGCCATATTTTTTGGTATACATTAGACGCTCCAGGTTATGACTTGGGTGAGCTGCGTGCCTTACAAGACTGGTATGTGAAATTTGCGCTGCAAAACGTACCTGGTGTAAGTGAGGTAGCCTCTTATGGTGGCTTTCAAAAACAATATCAGGTAACTATCGACCCTAATAAAATAAACTACTACAAACTAACACTGATGGATGTGTTAAACACCATCAAAAACAACAATAATGATGTTGGAGGCCGTGTATTCGAAATGAATGGAACCGGCTACATCGTGCGCGGATTGGGTTATGTAAAAAACATCAGTGACATCGAAAACATGACCATTGCCACCAGAAACACTATTCCGGTAAGAGTAAAAGATATTGGCACTGTGCAAATGGGTGGTGATGCCCGTTTAGGAATTATTGAAGAAAACGGTAATGGTGAAGTTGTAGGTGGAATTGTTGTAATGCGCTACGGAGAAAATGCCGATGCCGTGATCAACAGAGTGAAAGAGAAAATGAAAGAGGTGGAGAAAGGACTTCCTAAAGGGGTGAAGTTTAAAGTAGCCTACGATCGTAGCGATTTGATTGAAGCAGCCATCAACAGCCTTAAAAACACCATGATCGAAGAGATCATACTGGTATGTATTGTCATTATCATTTTCTTGTTCCATTTCAGTAGTTCACTGGTGGTAATGATCAATATCCCAATCTCAATCTTATTAAGTTTTATTGCAATCAAATACTTCGGTATTACTTCAAATATTATGTCATTAAGCGGAATCGCAATTGCCATTGGGGTTATTGTAGATGATGGAATTGTAATGGTAGAAAATGCCTACCGTCATTTAACAGAGGAAGGAGGAGATGATCATGCGTGA
- a CDS encoding efflux RND transporter permease subunit, translated as MIMRDVRKLSTEERISIIEKSARQVGKPVVYSTIIIIVSFLPVFLLTGQEGKLFHPLAWTKTLVMLSSVVLAITFVPVMMTFFLKGKMRPESQNPISNFFNRIYEPILKWCLEWKKTVLGINILALGISVPMIMGLGREFMPPLDEGSLLFMPVTLPDVSNSEAKRILQVQDKIIMSVPEVKNVLGKAGRANTATDNAPMSMIESIILLKPQSEWRKGKTKDDIIAELNAKLQIPGVTNGWTQPIINRINMLSTGIRTDVGVKVYGQNLDTIYTISREIEKALKDVEGIADLYPEQVTGGKFLDIKIKEAELGRYGLSVNDVNMIVESALGGMNITNTVEGRERYSVSVRLAQDFRSSIEDIKRTLIQTANGPIPLSSVADVAIKNGPAMINSENAMLRGTVLFNVRGRDLGNTVNDAIQKLNETLTLPKGYYIDWSGQWENQLRATKTLSIIVPIVLVIIFFILYMTYNQMKEAIITMLSVPFALIGGVFLVYFWGMNISVAVAVGFIALFGVAVETGMLMVVYLDEAMQKMVKEKGASVSISELRHYVIEGSAKRLRPKLMTVSVTLFGLIPILWSHGTGIDLMLPIALPMIGGMITSTIHVLLVTPIIFEMTKEHELKKHGKVEVLNVKH; from the coding sequence ATGATCATGCGTGATGTTCGTAAACTTTCAACAGAAGAGCGTATCTCAATCATTGAAAAATCTGCCCGCCAGGTGGGTAAACCAGTGGTGTATTCAACCATTATTATTATTGTATCGTTCCTTCCGGTTTTCCTGTTAACCGGACAAGAAGGTAAACTGTTCCATCCGTTAGCATGGACCAAAACATTGGTAATGCTATCGTCTGTGGTGTTGGCTATTACTTTTGTTCCGGTAATGATGACGTTTTTCCTTAAAGGAAAAATGAGACCGGAAAGCCAAAACCCGATCAGTAATTTCTTTAACCGCATCTATGAGCCCATCTTAAAATGGTGTCTGGAGTGGAAAAAAACCGTTTTAGGAATTAACATTCTGGCGTTAGGCATCTCTGTTCCGATGATTATGGGATTGGGTCGAGAATTTATGCCTCCATTGGATGAAGGATCGTTGCTCTTTATGCCTGTTACACTTCCTGATGTTTCTAACTCGGAAGCTAAACGAATCTTACAGGTTCAGGACAAGATCATTATGTCTGTACCTGAAGTAAAAAATGTATTAGGAAAAGCTGGAAGAGCGAATACCGCTACTGATAATGCTCCTATGAGTATGATCGAAAGTATTATCCTGCTTAAACCACAAAGTGAGTGGCGCAAGGGCAAAACAAAAGATGATATTATTGCAGAGCTTAACGCCAAGCTTCAAATTCCGGGTGTAACCAACGGTTGGACTCAACCTATTATCAACCGCATTAACATGCTTTCTACCGGAATCAGAACGGATGTAGGTGTAAAAGTATACGGGCAAAACCTGGATACGATCTATACCATTTCGCGTGAAATCGAAAAAGCGTTGAAAGATGTTGAAGGTATAGCAGATCTGTACCCCGAGCAAGTTACAGGTGGTAAATTCCTCGATATAAAAATCAAGGAAGCTGAACTGGGACGCTATGGTTTGAGTGTTAATGATGTTAACATGATCGTTGAAAGCGCCTTGGGAGGAATGAATATTACCAATACCGTTGAAGGTCGAGAACGCTATAGTGTAAGCGTGCGTCTGGCTCAGGATTTCAGAAGCAGTATCGAAGATATTAAGCGTACACTAATTCAAACCGCTAACGGACCTATTCCACTTTCTTCGGTAGCTGATGTAGCCATTAAAAATGGCCCTGCCATGATCAATTCGGAAAATGCCATGCTGCGAGGAACGGTATTATTTAACGTTCGCGGTCGCGATTTGGGTAATACAGTTAACGATGCCATCCAAAAACTGAATGAAACCCTTACCCTTCCTAAAGGTTACTACATCGATTGGAGCGGACAATGGGAAAATCAGCTGAGAGCCACTAAAACATTATCGATAATTGTTCCGATCGTGTTAGTGATCATCTTCTTCATCCTGTACATGACCTATAACCAGATGAAAGAAGCCATAATCACCATGTTAAGCGTTCCTTTTGCTTTAATCGGAGGTGTTTTCCTGGTGTATTTCTGGGGAATGAATATTTCTGTGGCTGTTGCCGTTGGTTTCATTGCCTTGTTTGGCGTTGCCGTTGAAACGGGTATGCTGATGGTAGTTTACCTTGATGAGGCTATGCAGAAAATGGTAAAAGAAAAAGGCGCTTCGGTTTCAATTTCAGAACTACGTCATTATGTAATCGAAGGCTCTGCAAAACGTCTTCGTCCTAAATTAATGACTGTTTCGGTTACCTTATTCGGTCTTATTCCTATTCTTTGGAGTCATGGTACAGGTATCGACCTGATGCTCCCAATTGCTTTACCGATGATCGGTGGTATGATCACATCAACAATTCACGTGTTATTGGTTACTCCAATCATTTTTGAGATGACTAAAGAACATGAGTTAAAAAAACATGGAAAAGTGGAGGTGCTCAATGTTAAACATTAA
- a CDS encoding TolC family protein, with protein MQCHPEKRRICKFPGIFVKDASYLSMTSIWLFIILTGFALTANAQSVVPLRAVLDSITANNPGLQKFEYSTKANIEMGNMSKAWDAPTIAVGLDEFPYPSEMQMDGAARKMFMVNVDQMLPNFANQKAKSEYYKSFRNQNQNDYETLKNKLFAQAKAAYYTELISVKRLKVIEEQSKMLELLIKIAEARLQYSQSDLPTIYNAKAKISSLESMKIKEESMIKQSRSTLNYLMGRPLTDDFKVDTSLALNRYTEQISQYDTSFVMHNRSDIQRMSNDIASMRLNQKVAQTMAKPMFGFGFKNMRMQDGTYMYSAMASMKLPIVPWASKGYKSEVKAIDYEIKAMERERTNMVRETSSMIKNTMLDLQAQYREVDVYEKRILPDYKKTFDVNLNAFGENKGDIFRTLMAWDDLLMKRMDYLNVLDQTYKMEVMYEEAIQK; from the coding sequence ATGCAGTGTCATCCTGAGAAACGAAGAATCTGTAAGTTCCCGGGCATTTTTGTTAAAGATGCTTCGTACCTCAGCATGACAAGCATATGGTTATTCATCATTTTAACAGGATTTGCTTTAACTGCAAATGCTCAATCGGTTGTACCGTTAAGAGCTGTGCTTGATAGTATTACGGCTAACAATCCCGGGTTACAGAAGTTTGAATATAGCACCAAGGCTAATATTGAAATGGGTAACATGTCAAAGGCTTGGGACGCTCCTACTATTGCAGTGGGATTAGATGAATTCCCATACCCTAGCGAAATGCAAATGGATGGCGCTGCACGAAAAATGTTTATGGTCAACGTCGATCAGATGTTGCCTAATTTCGCTAATCAAAAAGCTAAGTCTGAATATTATAAATCATTCAGAAATCAAAATCAGAACGATTACGAAACACTTAAAAACAAGCTTTTTGCTCAGGCTAAAGCAGCTTACTATACTGAATTAATTAGTGTTAAGCGCTTAAAAGTTATTGAGGAACAGTCTAAAATGTTGGAGTTGCTAATAAAAATTGCGGAGGCACGACTACAATATTCTCAATCAGATTTGCCAACGATTTATAATGCAAAAGCCAAAATAAGCAGTCTTGAATCCATGAAGATCAAGGAAGAAAGTATGATCAAACAATCTCGATCAACGTTGAATTATTTAATGGGCCGGCCATTAACTGATGATTTTAAGGTAGATACTTCGCTTGCATTAAACAGGTACACCGAGCAAATCAGTCAGTATGATACATCCTTTGTAATGCATAACCGAAGTGATATTCAACGTATGAGCAATGATATTGCCAGTATGCGTTTAAACCAAAAAGTGGCACAAACAATGGCTAAACCTATGTTTGGCTTTGGCTTCAAGAACATGCGTATGCAGGATGGCACTTACATGTATAGTGCTATGGCCAGCATGAAACTTCCAATAGTTCCATGGGCATCTAAAGGCTATAAATCAGAAGTAAAAGCCATCGATTATGAAATTAAAGCAATGGAACGAGAACGTACAAATATGGTTCGTGAAACCAGCAGTATGATTAAAAATACAATGCTCGATCTTCAGGCTCAATACAGAGAAGTTGATGTGTACGAAAAGCGTATTCTTCCTGATTATAAAAAGACTTTCGATGTTAACCTGAATGCTTTCGGCGAAAACAAAGGAGATATCTTCCGTACACTTATGGCTTGGGACGACCTGCTTATGAAGCGTATGGATTATTTAAATGTTTTGGATCAAACCTATAAAATGGAGGTGATGTATGAAGAAGCTATTCAGAAATAG
- a CDS encoding efflux RND transporter periplasmic adaptor subunit has protein sequence MKKLFRNRLGNHQNAKAQRNNLSVIATLRTSSFRWLFLVIVALGLFSCNSKKSTVSEAAAVYTCPMHPQVVQDHPGTCPMCGMDLEKKVEASDVSDKEKQELAALAQEVNETVVGNFKTIYPRKRSATDTIRLKGYLGLDDRAKNKVSSRVSGRIERLYIKYENQTVKKGQKLFEIYSPELLAAQRDLLYVIKNDDQQLVSGLKNRLINLGMTSAEVNQVIKTGKPIQYISIYSAYNGISHQITSGTSGAAATSGGAAMGMGGGSAGATPATSSAPLSSIREGMYVNKGQTLFELMGHGQAWALFSAYDKDLPFIKEGDNVLITIPSEKGHQMSGKVDFIQPYYGENEQTATIRVYLPNHHELKIGTLIEGEISGKNAADGYFVPKTAVYNLGKTTIVWVADKADKVFKARKITIGAAAGDWVEVKTGLNASEKVAVNAAYLVDSDSFIQVEEGGTK, from the coding sequence ATGAAGAAGCTATTCAGAAATAGGCTTGGTAACCACCAAAACGCAAAGGCGCAAAGAAATAACCTTAGTGTGATTGCGACTTTGCGTACCTCTTCTTTTCGTTGGTTATTCCTTGTGATTGTTGCGCTAGGACTCTTCTCATGTAATTCAAAAAAATCTACAGTAAGCGAAGCCGCTGCCGTTTATACCTGTCCGATGCACCCTCAGGTAGTTCAGGACCATCCGGGAACCTGTCCAATGTGCGGTATGGATCTCGAAAAAAAGGTGGAGGCTTCGGATGTAAGTGATAAGGAGAAGCAAGAATTAGCCGCTCTGGCTCAAGAAGTAAACGAAACAGTTGTAGGAAACTTTAAAACAATCTATCCACGTAAAAGGTCTGCAACTGACACCATCCGCTTGAAAGGATATTTAGGCTTAGATGATCGTGCCAAAAACAAGGTTTCTTCTCGTGTTAGTGGTCGCATTGAAAGGTTATACATAAAATATGAAAACCAAACGGTTAAGAAAGGACAAAAACTATTTGAGATTTATAGTCCGGAGTTATTAGCTGCGCAAAGAGACTTGCTGTATGTGATCAAGAATGATGACCAGCAGCTGGTTTCAGGTTTAAAAAACAGATTAATAAACCTTGGGATGACGTCAGCCGAAGTTAACCAGGTAATTAAAACAGGTAAGCCGATTCAATACATTAGCATATACAGTGCATATAATGGCATTTCACACCAAATTACATCAGGTACTTCAGGTGCTGCTGCCACATCCGGAGGTGCTGCGATGGGAATGGGTGGAGGTTCAGCTGGTGCTACTCCGGCTACCTCTTCTGCCCCATTAAGCAGTATCCGGGAAGGAATGTATGTTAATAAAGGTCAAACACTTTTTGAACTTATGGGACACGGACAAGCATGGGCGCTATTTTCTGCCTATGATAAGGACTTGCCTTTTATTAAAGAAGGAGACAACGTATTGATTACTATACCATCAGAAAAGGGCCACCAAATGAGCGGTAAAGTTGATTTTATACAACCTTACTATGGAGAAAATGAACAAACGGCAACAATCAGGGTATACCTTCCTAATCATCATGAATTAAAAATAGGAACATTGATAGAGGGTGAGATTAGTGGCAAAAATGCCGCTGATGGCTATTTTGTTCCGAAAACAGCTGTTTATAACCTGGGAAAAACAACCATTGTATGGGTTGCCGATAAAGCCGATAAGGTTTTTAAAGCCAGAAAAATAACTATCGGCGCTGCTGCTGGCGATTGGGTTGAAGTTAAAACAGGCCTAAACGCTAGTGAAAAAGTAGCTGTAAATGCAGCCTATCTGGTAGATAGTGATTCGTTTATTCAAGTAGAGGAAGGAGGAACAAAATGA
- a CDS encoding efflux RND transporter periplasmic adaptor subunit, whose product MSNYKISRKDARTQSNLNLGSLATWRAISFSLLFFLVSCTQEKPKEHDHAAETKNKAAEVYSCSMHPNVRSDKPGNCPICGMPLTKIAGSEAKHEERTLHLAPVQLVTANIKTDSIRMGNLNANITLTAKTNYNRQAQDVISARVAGRIERMFVRNPGEQISAGQKLYELYSEELQSTQQEYLISLKQQKAFEAVSVDMSRAINSLERKMELWGMSKSQIHQIATSGKVSPTITVYSKQSGTVTEILKNEGEYVAEGDAVLNLAKLNEIWIEAEVFDNELAVLAKKPKIEVELEAFPGKLYPASVVFDNPHMRGVSNVNLLTLKINNNLDLKPGMLASVHLSTGENNEITVPKSAIAFGEHMNHAWIRRPDGSFERREVKLGKENKRSVQLISGVHIGEVIVTSGVYLLDSEYTLKFGTAMGHQH is encoded by the coding sequence ATGAGTAACTATAAAATCTCTCGCAAAGACGCAAGGACGCAAAGTAATTTAAACCTTGGCAGCTTGGCGACTTGGCGTGCAATTTCTTTTTCGCTCTTATTTTTTCTTGTCTCTTGTACTCAAGAGAAACCAAAGGAGCATGATCACGCTGCCGAAACCAAAAATAAAGCTGCTGAAGTATATTCATGCTCAATGCACCCTAATGTACGATCAGACAAACCGGGTAATTGTCCGATTTGCGGTATGCCATTAACAAAGATTGCAGGTTCAGAGGCTAAACATGAAGAACGAACACTTCACCTTGCTCCTGTTCAACTGGTAACTGCCAATATCAAAACCGATTCGATAAGAATGGGAAATCTGAATGCGAATATCACTCTAACGGCTAAAACCAACTACAATCGTCAGGCGCAAGATGTAATAAGTGCACGAGTAGCAGGTCGTATAGAACGAATGTTTGTCCGCAATCCGGGTGAGCAAATTTCCGCAGGTCAAAAATTATATGAGTTGTATAGTGAAGAATTGCAATCGACCCAACAGGAATACCTGATCAGTTTAAAACAGCAAAAAGCTTTTGAAGCTGTTTCAGTTGATATGAGTCGCGCCATTAATTCTCTCGAACGCAAAATGGAGTTATGGGGAATGAGTAAAAGTCAGATCCACCAAATTGCCACATCCGGAAAGGTAAGTCCAACCATTACTGTTTACAGTAAACAATCGGGTACGGTTACCGAAATCCTTAAAAACGAAGGTGAATACGTAGCAGAAGGTGATGCTGTACTTAACCTTGCAAAGCTTAATGAAATTTGGATTGAAGCAGAGGTATTTGACAATGAACTAGCCGTTTTAGCTAAAAAACCTAAAATAGAAGTTGAGCTAGAGGCATTTCCGGGTAAACTCTATCCTGCGAGTGTTGTTTTTGATAACCCTCACATGCGGGGTGTGTCAAATGTTAATTTGTTAACACTAAAAATCAACAATAACCTCGACCTAAAACCAGGGATGTTGGCAAGCGTTCACCTTTCCACAGGAGAAAATAATGAAATAACTGTTCCTAAAAGTGCAATCGCATTTGGAGAACACATGAACCATGCCTGGATAAGGCGCCCGGATGGCAGTTTTGAGCGACGTGAAGTTAAGCTTGGCAAAGAGAACAAACGCAGTGTTCAATTAATCAGTGGAGTGCATATTGGAGAAGTGATCGTTACCTCCGGAGTATACCTCCTAGACAGTGAATACACGTTAAAATTTGGAACAGCAATGGGTCATCAACACTAA
- a CDS encoding DUF3347 domain-containing protein has protein sequence MKTKFYIAVALVAGVLAACDGQAKKAENHEGHDHSSHDGHSHEATVQNTSPTGPSFNSDALNNVYGHYIHLKNNLVASNEAESKTAAAALKTAIADLKDAEVLKAAEQTAAATNLEGIRASFNDLSKQIERVIKSTGVKSGEVYVEFCPMANNDKGGFWLSNSSEIQNPYYGDQMMKCGSVEETLK, from the coding sequence ATGAAAACCAAGTTTTATATCGCCGTAGCTCTTGTAGCAGGAGTATTGGCAGCTTGCGACGGACAAGCAAAGAAAGCTGAAAATCACGAAGGTCATGATCATTCGTCGCACGATGGACACAGTCATGAGGCAACTGTTCAAAACACATCTCCAACAGGTCCAAGCTTTAACAGTGATGCATTGAATAATGTATATGGTCATTACATTCACTTAAAAAACAATTTAGTGGCCTCTAATGAAGCTGAGTCAAAAACTGCCGCTGCAGCATTAAAAACTGCTATTGCTGATTTAAAAGATGCAGAAGTATTAAAAGCTGCTGAACAAACAGCCGCTGCTACCAACTTAGAAGGTATCAGAGCGTCATTCAACGATTTGAGCAAGCAAATTGAACGTGTAATAAAAAGCACCGGTGTTAAATCAGGCGAAGTATATGTAGAGTTTTGCCCAATGGCCAACAATGATAAAGGTGGCTTTTGGTTATCAAATAGCAGCGAAATTCAAAACCCATACTATGGTGATCAAATGATGAAATGTGGATCAGTTGAAGAAACATTGAAATAA